The genome window CCTACAAGGTTTGCAAGATGGTTCCGGAAACGGTCACCAAGACTTGCACCTACAAGGTCTGCCACATGGTGAAAGAAAACCACGTCAAGACCTGCACCTACAAGGTCTGCAAGATGGTTCCGGAACAACGTACCAAGACCTGCACCTACAAGGTCTGCCACATGGTCCCGGAAACTCACACCAAAGTGTGCACCTACAAGGTCTGCCACATGGAACGTGAAGTGAAGACGAAGGAAGTTCCTTACACCGTCTGCAAGATGGTTCCGGAAACCTGCACCAAGCAAGTTCCCTACACCGTCTGCAAGCCGGTTCACTACACGAAGACCATTCAGGTCTGCAAGTGCGTGCCGCGTAAGGAAGCCTACACCGTTACCCGTTGCGTCCCGAAAGTGGTCTGCAAGACGGTTCCGGTTACGGTTTGCTGCCCCGCTCCTTGCTGCTGCAAGAGCGACTGCGGCTGCGGCGCCTAGTAACTAGGCCAAGAACGTCCAGCTTCCTCGACGCCTGTTGGCAGGATCGAGGTCCCTGGCCTGGTGGTAAGCGAGCGGTCCGAGTTTCGACTCGGGCCGCTTTTTTTATGCGCCGATCGGAATCGTACTGAAACCGGAGCCTCCCGCAGAGAGTTAGCTCAAATAGAGTTGACCAGGCTGAAGGGATTGCGCGAGAATTCAGTTTTCTCTGCGCGTTGCCAACCGACGAGGGATCCGATGAGCGTCGCCAGTGAGCAATCGGCCAGCACTGCCGATCGATGGGAGTCGCCGCAAGCCGACCGAGCCGTTCGCGCGAAGCCGATTTTTCTCCCGTTTTTGAAGACGGTCGCCCCATGGTTGGGCGGTCTGTTTTTGTTGGCGGCGACGATTACGACGCTTGACTGGGCGCTCGGCTGGGATATGCAAGTCGTCTCCCGCGCTCGAACCGTATTCGCCTTGGTTTATATGACGAACCTGATTCGGTACGTCGTCGCGGCGGGAGGAGCGTTTCTCCTCTTCTACGTCATTCTTTGGCGAACGGGCTGGATTACCCCCATCCAAAAGAAACTGGCCGCAGCCCCCGAAATGCGGCGTGAGATCTTCTATAGCATCTCGTCGCTGACGATCTTCGCCGGCGTCGGAGTCATCGTCTACTTGGGAAAGGCTTCGGGAGTCTTGCAGTTCTACTACGGGGGCAATCCCCTGGTCGACTACTACTTCTGGTTCTCGGTCGTCGCGATGATCGTGATCCACGACGCGTGGTTCTATTGGACGCATCGGCTGCTGCACACGAAGTTGCTCTACGCCAAGGTTCATCGGATTCACCACCAGAGTCATAATCCGACTCCGTGGGCTGCGTTTGCATTTCATCCCGTCGAGGCGTTTGTCCAAGCGATCATTTTGCCGCTGGCTGCCATTCTTCTGCCGATGCATCCGCTGACGGTCATATTCTGGATGCTGTATATGACCGGGATGAATGTATTTGGGCACTTGGGATTTGAGTTATTTCCCCACTGGTTTCTGCGTAGTCCCTGGCGCCGTTGGCATAACACCGGGGTGCATCACAACATGCATCATCGCTGCGTCAGCTCGAACTACGGTCTCTACTTCAATTTTTGGGACCAGTGGTTTGGCACGAATCACCCCGATTACTACGCCGAATTTGAACGCGTGACCGCTCCTCGCTCAAAAGGCGGAGATGCGGAATCGGCCTGATTTGTGCCGAGATCGTCTTTTGGGCCCGGTTTTTCACGAAATATCTCTGGCCCCCTATTTGTACGG of Blastopirellula sediminis contains these proteins:
- a CDS encoding sterol desaturase family protein, which translates into the protein MSVASEQSASTADRWESPQADRAVRAKPIFLPFLKTVAPWLGGLFLLAATITTLDWALGWDMQVVSRARTVFALVYMTNLIRYVVAAGGAFLLFYVILWRTGWITPIQKKLAAAPEMRREIFYSISSLTIFAGVGVIVYLGKASGVLQFYYGGNPLVDYYFWFSVVAMIVIHDAWFYWTHRLLHTKLLYAKVHRIHHQSHNPTPWAAFAFHPVEAFVQAIILPLAAILLPMHPLTVIFWMLYMTGMNVFGHLGFELFPHWFLRSPWRRWHNTGVHHNMHHRCVSSNYGLYFNFWDQWFGTNHPDYYAEFERVTAPRSKGGDAESA